Proteins from a genomic interval of Candidatus Omnitrophota bacterium:
- the trxA gene encoding thioredoxin — MGALHLNESNFSQEVEKSTLPVLVDFWAEWCGPCKAIGPIIEQLSVELQGKMKVAKVNVDECPDLAGKFNIMSIPSMLIFKNGAPVDQIVGASPKDRILEKLNPHL, encoded by the coding sequence TTTGCATTTGAACGAAAGCAATTTCAGCCAGGAAGTGGAAAAGTCCACTCTTCCTGTCCTGGTGGATTTTTGGGCCGAGTGGTGCGGGCCATGCAAGGCCATCGGGCCGATCATTGAACAATTGTCCGTTGAGCTGCAGGGTAAGATGAAAGTCGCCAAGGTCAACGTGGACGAATGCCCGGACTTGGCGGGGAAGTTCAACATCATGTCCATTCCCAGCATGCTGATCTTCAAGAACGGCGCGCCCGTGGACCAGATCGTCGGGGCTAGCCCTAAGGACCGGATTTTGGAAAAATTGAATCCGCATTTGTAA
- a CDS encoding aspartate 1-decarboxylase, producing the protein MFIQVLKSKIGHATVTDAQLHYEGSITIDTDLIKAAGLIVGEKVHVLNENNGTRLETYVIAGKPGSGEVCLNGPAALHGKAGDRVIILSYALAESQEAKKIMPTIIYLDGKNRIKK; encoded by the coding sequence ATGTTCATTCAGGTTTTAAAATCAAAGATCGGTCATGCCACGGTCACGGATGCCCAATTGCATTATGAGGGAAGTATCACCATTGATACAGACCTCATCAAGGCGGCCGGCTTGATCGTCGGCGAGAAAGTGCATGTCCTTAACGAGAACAACGGTACGCGTCTGGAAACCTATGTGATCGCGGGAAAGCCGGGTTCGGGGGAGGTTTGTCTCAACGGTCCGGCCGCGCTGCACGGCAAGGCCGGCGACAGGGTCATTATTTTGAGTTATGCTTTGGCCGAATCGCAGGAGGCCAAAAAGATCATGCCGACGATCATTTATCTGGACGGCAAAAATAGAATAAAAAAATAA
- the def gene encoding peptide deformylase → MVAGILKIRLLGDPCLRRKSRPVKEVGPVERVLINALFATLKEHKGVGLAAPQVGINEQIFVVDTGKDAFAVVNPRILKSEGKAATEEGCLSIPNLHVKVKRAKELVVEFTDEHDRRFRAEMSGLTARVFQHEHDHLNGKLIIDYLPPVKKAQVLKEIKDGVFIGKTGHDAGNTREI, encoded by the coding sequence ATGGTTGCCGGTATCTTAAAGATCCGATTGTTAGGTGACCCGTGCCTGCGCCGCAAGTCCAGACCGGTCAAGGAAGTCGGGCCGGTTGAGCGCGTGCTCATCAATGCCCTGTTCGCGACTTTGAAAGAGCATAAGGGGGTGGGTCTGGCCGCCCCGCAGGTGGGGATCAATGAGCAGATCTTTGTCGTGGATACGGGTAAGGACGCGTTCGCGGTCGTCAACCCCAGGATCTTAAAAAGCGAAGGCAAGGCCGCGACCGAGGAGGGGTGTTTGAGCATCCCGAATCTGCATGTCAAGGTCAAAAGGGCCAAGGAGCTTGTGGTTGAATTCACCGACGAACATGACCGGCGCTTCCGGGCTGAAATGTCGGGCCTGACCGCCAGGGTGTTCCAGCATGAACACGACCATCTCAACGGCAAGCTCATCATTGATTACCTGCCTCCCGTCAAAAAGGCGCAGGTGCTCAAAGAGATCAAAGACGGTGTTTTCATCGGGAAGACCGGCCATGATGCAGGCAACACAAGAGAGATTTGA
- the lipA gene encoding lipoyl synthase, with product MMQATQERFESGLVKLPPWFRQELPDMGKVRAMKEMLRASRLHTVCESARCPNMGQCWGEGVATFMILGGTCTRACRFCAVPAGRPETVDEQEPRGVADAVRQLGLRYVVLTSVARDDLKDEGAFQFVRTIAAIRCLTPQVKIEVLIPDFSAKEDALKILSEAVPEVVSHNIETVRRCSPLLRPQADHDRSLRVLKRFRELNPGGFVKSSFMVGAGETDEEIVVLMEELLEAGCQILTIGQYLAPTRMKRHLPVARFGTPEQFERYRAIGRNMGFKYVMSGPLVRSSYIAEEGYHECMKAMAA from the coding sequence ATGATGCAGGCAACACAAGAGAGATTTGAGTCGGGACTCGTCAAACTCCCGCCATGGTTCAGGCAGGAATTGCCGGACATGGGCAAGGTCCGGGCCATGAAAGAAATGCTGCGCGCCTCGCGTTTGCATACGGTGTGCGAAAGCGCGCGCTGCCCCAATATGGGCCAATGCTGGGGCGAGGGCGTGGCCACGTTCATGATCTTAGGGGGCACGTGCACGCGCGCGTGCCGTTTTTGCGCCGTGCCTGCCGGACGGCCCGAGACCGTGGATGAGCAGGAACCCCGGGGCGTGGCGGATGCGGTCAGGCAATTGGGCCTGCGTTATGTTGTGCTGACGTCGGTGGCCCGCGATGACCTCAAGGACGAAGGGGCGTTCCAGTTCGTGCGCACCATCGCCGCCATCCGTTGTTTGACCCCGCAGGTCAAGATCGAGGTCCTCATTCCTGATTTTTCCGCGAAAGAGGACGCGTTAAAGATATTGAGCGAAGCGGTCCCCGAGGTGGTCAGCCATAATATTGAGACCGTGCGGCGTTGTTCGCCGCTGTTACGGCCGCAGGCGGACCATGACCGGTCTTTGCGGGTGCTCAAGCGTTTCCGTGAATTGAACCCTGGTGGTTTTGTGAAATCATCGTTCATGGTCGGCGCGGGTGAGACCGACGAGGAGATCGTTGTGCTGATGGAGGAATTGCTGGAGGCCGGATGTCAGATATTGACCATCGGCCAATATCTGGCGCCCACCCGGATGAAACGGCATTTGCCCGTGGCGCGTTTTGGGACGCCTGAACAATTTGAACGCTACCGCGCCATCGGCAGGAACATGGGTTTCAAATACGTGATGAGCGGACCGCTGGTGCGCAGTTCCTACATCGCCGAAGAAGGGTATCATGAGTGCATGAAAGCGATGGCGGCATGA
- a CDS encoding lysylphosphatidylglycerol synthase transmembrane domain-containing protein, translating into MHESDGGMISFLARLGLSVVLLGWILSRIDLTKTWQALKGADPWLMFAAFLIFIATNVIIFFRWRVFIRALDLKCNTFDGARWFLIGLFCNLFLPTSVGGDVVKGMGLAKATGQNPKVFASIVLDRLAGFSGIVITACVSFAFGRAVVQDPSVLMSIAVMTAVSVLLAVTLFSRRIFYWVASVFVFWPRLKNALMEWHDDILLMRGKQLQGLETIGLSILAQLVLAFEFYVTAKAMHQEIALVYFVIFSPLVCVATSLPSIGGLGVREVGWVYLLSKVGVHQGVAVGLSLLNFFFMVLVGLCGGIFYVATLSGRRLQRGQAGPGLGRPVA; encoded by the coding sequence GTGCATGAAAGCGATGGCGGCATGATCTCTTTTTTGGCCCGTCTTGGTTTAAGCGTCGTACTTTTGGGGTGGATCTTAAGCCGTATAGATCTGACCAAGACGTGGCAAGCCCTTAAGGGGGCGGACCCCTGGCTCATGTTCGCGGCGTTTTTGATATTCATCGCCACCAATGTCATCATTTTTTTCCGTTGGAGGGTGTTCATCAGGGCGCTGGACCTTAAATGCAATACTTTTGACGGCGCGCGCTGGTTTTTGATCGGGCTGTTTTGCAACCTTTTTTTGCCGACTTCCGTCGGTGGGGACGTGGTCAAAGGCATGGGGCTGGCCAAAGCCACCGGCCAGAACCCCAAGGTGTTCGCCTCCATCGTCCTGGACCGTCTGGCGGGGTTTTCGGGCATCGTGATCACGGCCTGCGTTTCTTTTGCCTTCGGCCGCGCCGTGGTCCAGGATCCGTCGGTGCTCATGTCCATCGCGGTGATGACGGCGGTGTCCGTGCTTTTAGCCGTGACACTTTTCAGCCGCCGCATTTTTTATTGGGTCGCCTCCGTGTTCGTATTCTGGCCGCGCCTGAAAAACGCGTTGATGGAATGGCACGATGACATCCTGCTCATGCGCGGCAAACAGCTCCAGGGTCTGGAGACCATCGGGCTTTCCATTCTGGCCCAGCTGGTCCTGGCGTTTGAATTTTACGTGACGGCCAAGGCCATGCATCAGGAGATCGCTCTGGTGTATTTCGTGATCTTTTCGCCGCTGGTGTGCGTGGCCACGTCTTTGCCATCCATCGGGGGATTGGGCGTGCGCGAGGTCGGCTGGGTGTATCTGCTGTCCAAGGTGGGCGTGCACCAGGGGGTCGCCGTGGGCCTAAGCCTGCTCAACTTTTTTTTCATGGTCCTCGTCGGGCTTTGCGGGGGGATTTTTTATGTCGCTACATTATCTGGTCGACGGCTACAACGTGGTCAAGCAGGCCCCGGCCTTGGCAGACCGGTCGCTTGA
- a CDS encoding NYN domain-containing protein, with translation MSLHYLVDGYNVVKQAPALADRSLEQGRDGLLRWIDAQRPQGSINNRVTVVFDGSSEHFGGAFAGTAQVIFSRDESADECIKTMVEKSAARSNVVVVSDDKGITLYVRSLGARIMGVKEFAADLFDAPSGSSPKKGRGKYISLAQAQQINEELKKIWLK, from the coding sequence ATGTCGCTACATTATCTGGTCGACGGCTACAACGTGGTCAAGCAGGCCCCGGCCTTGGCAGACCGGTCGCTTGAGCAAGGCCGCGACGGGCTTTTGCGCTGGATCGATGCCCAACGTCCTCAAGGCAGTATTAACAACCGCGTGACCGTTGTTTTTGACGGCAGCAGTGAACATTTCGGCGGCGCTTTCGCCGGGACCGCCCAGGTGATCTTTTCCAGGGACGAAAGCGCGGACGAATGCATCAAGACCATGGTGGAGAAAAGCGCTGCCAGGTCCAATGTGGTTGTTGTCAGCGATGACAAGGGAATTACGCTGTATGTCCGTTCTTTGGGGGCCAGGATCATGGGGGTCAAAGAATTTGCCGCGGACCTGTTCGACGCGCCATCCGGGTCATCACCCAAAAAAGGACGCGGCAAATATATTTCTTTGGCCCAAGCCCAGCAGATCAATGAGGAATTAAAGAAGATCTGGTTGAAATAA
- a CDS encoding ABC transporter permease produces MITRVLDNVRSRLTHMGEAIFFLGEILRVIGRGKVRFNEVLNQMYAQGVQSIVIVVLTSFASGMVLALQASITLQRFGAKEFVARLVALSLLRELSPVFTSLIFSGKAGAGITAELGTMNTHEQIQATRALGVNPVEFLVVPRFVACVLVLPILVVISEIVGIFGGYVIAVSQAHVPGVFYVHETMEAVDYVDFFSGLIKVFFFSVIIGWICCYQGFYTKGGAMGVGQFTTRAVAYSYIAVIISDVVLTKIILTIWG; encoded by the coding sequence ATGATCACCCGCGTCCTCGACAATGTCCGTTCACGTTTGACCCACATGGGCGAAGCCATTTTCTTTCTGGGCGAGATCCTGCGCGTCATCGGCCGGGGCAAGGTGCGTTTCAACGAGGTTTTAAACCAGATGTACGCCCAGGGCGTGCAGTCCATCGTCATCGTTGTTTTGACGTCTTTTGCCTCCGGCATGGTTTTGGCCCTGCAGGCGAGCATCACCCTGCAGAGGTTCGGGGCCAAGGAATTCGTGGCCCGGCTGGTGGCATTGTCTTTGCTGCGCGAATTAAGCCCCGTGTTCACTTCGCTCATTTTTTCCGGCAAGGCGGGGGCCGGTATAACGGCGGAACTGGGCACCATGAACACCCATGAACAGATCCAGGCCACGCGCGCTTTGGGCGTCAACCCCGTTGAATTCCTGGTGGTGCCGCGGTTTGTGGCCTGCGTTTTGGTATTGCCGATCCTGGTCGTTATTTCGGAGATCGTGGGGATCTTCGGCGGTTATGTGATCGCCGTCAGCCAGGCTCATGTCCCCGGGGTCTTTTACGTGCATGAGACCATGGAAGCGGTGGATTACGTGGATTTCTTCAGCGGGCTCATCAAGGTCTTCTTTTTTTCGGTGATCATCGGATGGATCTGCTGTTACCAGGGTTTTTATACCAAAGGCGGGGCCATGGGGGTCGGCCAGTTCACGACCAGGG